The nucleotide sequence CCGTCGCGGGGATGCTCGCGAGCGAGCGGGTGGCGCAGCGGGCCGGGGCGCTGCTCGACCGCGCGCTGCGCCCGCTCGTGCGGCGGCGCCGGCCGGACTCGACGATGAGCGTCGAGGACCTCGTGAGCGACCTGCGCAGCCGGATCATCGACGTCGTCCGCTGGCGCTGGTGGTCGATGACGCTCGGGATGGTCGGTTTCTTCGCCGCGTACTACGTCCTCTTCGTCCTCGTGATGCGCGAGACCGGCGTCATGCTGCCGCTCAACCTGCTCTTCGCGGCGTACGCCATCGGCCGGCTGCTCACCGCGGTCGGCATCACGCCGGGCGGGGTCGGGGTCACCGAGGCCGCGACGACGATCGTCCTCGTCGGCTGGGGCGCGGGCAACGCCGAGGCCACCGCCGGCGTCGTGCTCTTCTCGATCATCACCCACCTCATGGAGGTGCCCCTCGGCGGCCTCGGCTGGCTGCTGTGGTCGCTCAGCCCGAAGGCCGAGCCGCCGGCCGAGGGCGAGGAGCCGGTCTTCGCCCGGCCCGCCTGAGCGCTCGTCAGCCGGCGAGGAACGCCGCGACCGCGCCGTGCAGCGCGGCGAGGTCGCCGAGGTGCACGAGCTCGCGCGTCGAGTGCATCGAGAGCAGGCCGACGCCGATGTCGACGGTCGGGATGCCGAGCCGGGTCGCCGCGATCGGGCCGATGGTCGAGCCGCCGGCGATCGTGTTCGGGTTGACGTAGTGCTGGAAGGGCACGCCGGCCCGCTCGCACGCCGCCGCGAAGAGCGCCTCGCCGCGGGCCTCGGTCGTGTAGCGCTGGCGCGCGTTGACCTTGAGCAGCGGGCCGCCGCCCGGGCGCGGCCGGTTGGTCGGGTCGTGCTTCTCCGGGTGGCCGGGGTGCACGAGGTGGCCGGCGTCGCTGGAGAGCAGCCACGAGGACCGGAAGGCGCGCGCCGCGTCGGAGCGGCCGGCCCCGAGGCCCTCGAGGACCCGCCCCAGCACGTCCTCGAGGAACGGCCCGCCCGCGCCGGTCACCGAGGCCGAGCCGACCTCCTCGTGGTCGAAGGCGGCGAGGACGGGGATGTGCCCGCCGTCCTCGGGCGCCTCGAGGAGGCCGAGCAGCCCGGCGTGGACGCTCGTGAGGTTGTCCATCCGCCAGGAGGCGAGGAGGTCGCCGCGGACACCGATGCGCGCCGGCTCCTGGGTGTCGGCGAGGAAGAGGTCCCAGGCCACGGCGTCGCCGACGAGCTCGCGCAGCCAGTGGGCGGGGTCGGCGGAGCCGGGGCCGTCCGCCGCGCCGACGACCGGCAGCAGCTGGCGCTGCACGTCCGGGGCGAACCCGTCGTTGACCGCGCGGTCGAGGTGGATGGCCAGGTGCGGGATGCGGGCCACCGGGCCCGAGCGCACGAGCCGGGTGGCGCCGTCGGCGTCGACGACCCGGCCGGCGATCGCGAGGTCGCGGTCGAACCACGAGGGGAGGGTCGGGCCGCCGTAGACCTCGACGTTGAGCCGCTCCCAGCCGTGCTCGCGCACCACGGGGTTCGGCTTGAGCCGGAAGGTCGGGCTGTCGGTGTGCGCGCCGAGGATGCGGAACGGCGTCGTCGGGCCGGCGCCCTGCGGGACCCGCCAGGCGATGACGGCGCCGTCGCGGACGACGACGTAGCCGCCCGGGGCGCTCGGCCAGGCCTGCGTCTCGTCGAGCTCGGTGAACCCGCCCGCCACGAGGTGGTCACGGGCGACGGCGGCGGCGTGGAAGGCCGTGGGCGACGCGGTGACGTACTCGGCGAAGGCGGTGGCGACGGCATCCGGGCTGGTCTGGCTCACCCGGCCATCCTGTCAGCCGGTCCCCGCCGGCGCCGTGCCCGGGGTGATCCCACGCCCCGGCCGATCGCGGGCTACACCGCAGTCAGCGTCGCCAGAACAGCGGTTACCGCGGTGTAGCGCGCACCGAGCCCGCAGGGGGGTGTCGCACGCTACGGCGCAGTAGGTGTCGCCAGGGCAGCGGTTACTGCGGTGTAGGGCGCGCCGGGGTGCCGGACGGTCAGCGGGCACCGACGAGGCGGCGGACCTGGCGCTCCCGGGCCTGGGTCGCGAGGGGGTCGTCGAGGTCGGCCGGCTCGAAGGGCCGCCCGGTCGCGCGCTCGGCGGCGACGGCGATGAGGGCGTCGGAGACCATCGGGTTGGCCGGCAGCAGCGGCCCGTGGAGGTAGCTGCCGATGACGTTGAGCCGGCGCGCGCCCTCGGTGCCGTCCTCGCCGTTGTTGCCGTGGCCGGCCAGCACCCGCCCGAACGGCTCCTGCCCGCTGCCGAGCACCGTCGAGCCCGAGTGGTTCTCGTAGCCGACGACCCGGCCGAACTCCGTCTCGAGGCAGACCGGCCCGATCATCCGCTTGTCGTTGCCGCGGGTCGTCACGTCGAGGATGCCCAGCCCCGGCAGCACCTGGCCGCCGACGGTGTGGAAGCTGTTGCCGAAGAGCTGGTACATCCCGCAGATCATGAGCATCGGGACGCCGTCGTCGGCGAGGGACTTCAGGGTCGGGCCGATGGCGACCAGGTCGGCCTCGACCCGCGCCTGGCCCGAGTCCTGGCCGCCGCCGCCGGTGAACAGGTGGGCGTCGCGCCGGAACTCGCTGCCCGGGTCGTGGAGCACGACCTCGGCGGTGTACCCGTGCCGGCGGATGCGCCCGGCGAGCGCGTGCGTGTTGCCGCGGTCGCCGTAGATGCTCAT is from Arthrobacter sp. NEB 688 and encodes:
- a CDS encoding lysylphosphatidylglycerol synthase transmembrane domain-containing protein translates to MSAPAVKPQRRSRQLLQFGLGLALAVVLLVWGLPHFAKTSWGDIWGVIRTVPPLHVIGFQVLMLLGLYCYTFTFTGSLRGLTHGKALIINLCGSSVSNLLPGGGAVGLAATYAMCRSWGFSRRATSTSAIVTGVWNVLARIALPVVAILVLVIGGVTLPQALSDLAVAGSLTGLGVIGAVAGMLASERVAQRAGALLDRALRPLVRRRRPDSTMSVEDLVSDLRSRIIDVVRWRWWSMTLGMVGFFAAYYVLFVLVMRETGVMLPLNLLFAAYAIGRLLTAVGITPGGVGVTEAATTIVLVGWGAGNAEATAGVVLFSIITHLMEVPLGGLGWLLWSLSPKAEPPAEGEEPVFARPA
- a CDS encoding M18 family aminopeptidase gives rise to the protein MSQTSPDAVATAFAEYVTASPTAFHAAAVARDHLVAGGFTELDETQAWPSAPGGYVVVRDGAVIAWRVPQGAGPTTPFRILGAHTDSPTFRLKPNPVVREHGWERLNVEVYGGPTLPSWFDRDLAIAGRVVDADGATRLVRSGPVARIPHLAIHLDRAVNDGFAPDVQRQLLPVVGAADGPGSADPAHWLRELVGDAVAWDLFLADTQEPARIGVRGDLLASWRMDNLTSVHAGLLGLLEAPEDGGHIPVLAAFDHEEVGSASVTGAGGPFLEDVLGRVLEGLGAGRSDAARAFRSSWLLSSDAGHLVHPGHPEKHDPTNRPRPGGGPLLKVNARQRYTTEARGEALFAAACERAGVPFQHYVNPNTIAGGSTIGPIAATRLGIPTVDIGVGLLSMHSTRELVHLGDLAALHGAVAAFLAG
- a CDS encoding cobalamin biosynthesis protein CobB is translated as MSTTERYEPEGTSKGTITVVHLYPREMSIYGDRGNTHALAGRIRRHGYTAEVVLHDPGSEFRRDAHLFTGGGGQDSGQARVEADLVAIGPTLKSLADDGVPMLMICGMYQLFGNSFHTVGGQVLPGLGILDVTTRGNDKRMIGPVCLETEFGRVVGYENHSGSTVLGSGQEPFGRVLAGHGNNGEDGTEGARRLNVIGSYLHGPLLPANPMVSDALIAVAAERATGRPFEPADLDDPLATQARERQVRRLVGAR